In the Anastrepha obliqua isolate idAnaObli1 chromosome 1, idAnaObli1_1.0, whole genome shotgun sequence genome, one interval contains:
- the LOC129235532 gene encoding spermidine synthase isoform X2 translates to MMEAIANGWFSELQNDLWPGQAFSLKINKIIHEEKSKYQDIKVIETSTYGTCLVLDGIIQCTTRDEFSYQEMISFLPLNSHPNPRKVLIVGGGDGGVAREVAKHPLVEEIHQVEIDERVVELSKKYLPNMACGFQSPKLKLTIGDGFAFMKTHENEFDVIITDSSDPVGPAVSLFQENYYQLMKKSLRPGGIVCSQGGTYWLDCEHVKNTVNSCKKHFPTVAYAHTTVPSYPCGHIGFVIGCADSNRDLKTPIKKFSKTELDDMKLKYYSSDIHSAAFALPRWVEKSFLSI, encoded by the exons atgaTGGAGGCAATTGCAAATGGTTGGTTTAGTGAACTGCAAAATGATTTGTGGCCAGGACAggcattttctttaaaaataaataaaattattcatgaGGAAAAATCTAAATATCAGGATATTAAAGTGATAGAAAC GTCAACGTATGGAACTTGCCTCGTTTTAGATGGAATAATTCAATGTACAACGCGTGATGAATTTTCCTACCAAGAAATGATATCATTTCTTCCATTGAATAGTCATCCGAATCCCAGGAAAGTGCTTATCGTTGGAGGAGGTGATGGCGGTGTTGCGCGAGAAGTAGCAAAACATCCTTTAGTAGAAGAAATTCATCAAGTTGAAATTGATGAAAGAGTAGTAgagctgtcaaaaaaatatttgccaaatatGGCTTGTGGATTTCAGAGCCCTAAACTTAAGCTTACTATTGGAGATGGTTTTGCATTTATGAAAACCCACGAGAATGAATTTGATGTAATAATAACGGACAGTTCAGATCCAGTTGGTCCTGCGGTATCGCTATTTCAAGAGAATTACTATCAACTCATGAAAAAGTCTCTGCGGCCAGGTGGTATTGTATGTTCTCAAGGAGGCACTTATTGGCTGGATTGTGAGCATGTGAAAAATACGGTGAATAGTTGCAAAAAGCATTTTCCAACTGTAGCTTATGCCCACACAACTGTTCCATCTTATCCATGTGGCCACATCGGCTTCGTTATTGGGTGTGCTGATTCTAATAGAGATttaaaaacaccaataaaaaagtttagtaAGACCGAATTGGatgatatgaaattaaaatattattccagTGATATACATTCCGCAGCATTTGCATTACCTCGATGggtagaaaaatcttttttatcaatttaa
- the LOC129247793 gene encoding calreticulin, protein MMSCLNKIIPVLLLLFVIVKAEIFLEDNFDDDKWESSWVYSKHPGKEFGKFLWSSGNFYNDKKADKGLQTSQDARFYAASRKFEPFSNENKNLVIQFSVKHEQNIDCGGGYVKLFDCSLDQTDMHGESPYEIMFGPDICGPGTKKVHVIFSYKGKNLLISKDLRCKDDVYTHFYTLIVKPDNTYEVLIDNEKIESGNLEDDWEFLPPKKIKDPNAKKPETWDDRATIPDPDDKKPADWDKPEYIPDPDASKPEDWDDEMDGEWEPPMVDNPEYKGEWQPKQLDNPDYKGAWEHPEIDNPDYKPDENLYLRKELCILGFDLWQVKSGTIFDNVLITDDVEEAFKKASKVKEIQEGEKKMKEKQDEEQRKKDEEEAKKNADKEDDDEKDDDEVDEAQANDHDEL, encoded by the exons atgatgtcgtgtttaaataaaataataccagttttattgcttttatttgtaattgtaaaagctgaaatatttttggaagacAATTTTGATGATG ATAAATGGGAAAGTTCTTGGGTATACAGCAAGCATCCAGGCAAGGAGTTTGGCAAATTCTTATGGAGTTCTGGTAACTTCTATAATGACAAAAAGGCTGACAAAG GCTTGCAAACATCTCAGGATGCTCGATTCTATGCAGCTTCAAGAAAATTTGAACCCTTCagcaacgaaaacaaaaatttagtcataCAGTTCTCTGTAAAGCACGAGCAAAACATCGACTGCGGTGGAGGATATGTAAAGCTTTTTGACTGCTCTTTGGATCAAACAGATATGCATGGCGAATCTCCTTATGAAATTATGTTCGGACCTGATATTTGCGGTCCAGGAACGAAAAAAGTGCACGTCATTTTCAGTTACAAAGGAAAGAACCTCCTAATTAGCAAGGACCTGAGGTGTAAAGATGATGTATATACTCATTTCTATACACTTATTGTGAAACCTGACAACACGTACGAAGTTTTAATTGATAACGAAAAAATTGAGTCAGGCAATCTAGAGGATGATTGGGAATTCCTTCCGCCAAAGAAGATTAAGGATCCTAATGCTAAGAAGCCTGAAACTTGGGACGACAGA GCTACGATTCCAGATCCCGACGATAAGAAGCCTGCCGATTGGGATAAACCTGAATACATCCCCGACCCAGATGCTTCTAAACCAGAAGATTGGGATGATGAAATGGATGGTGAATGGGAGCCCCCTATGGTAGATAATCCAGAATATAAGGGCGAATGGCAGCCTAAGCAATTAGATAATCCAGATTATAAAGGAGCATGGGAGCATCCTGAAATTGATAATCCTGACTATAAACCAGACGAAAACTTGTATTTGAGAAAAGAATTGTGCATATTAGGTTTTGACTTATGGCAAGTTAAGTCGGGGACAATTTTCGACAATGTACTGATAACTGATGATGTCGAAGAGGCTTTTAAAAAGGCGTCGAAGGTAAAAGAAATTCAAGAAGGAGAGAAAAAGATGAAAGAAAAGCAGGATGAAGAGCAACGGAAGAAAGATGAAGAGGAAGCTAAGAAGAATGCGGATaaagaagatgatgatgaaaaGGATGATGATGAAGTCGATGAGGCGCAAGCAAATGATCATgatgaattataa
- the LOC129235532 gene encoding spermidine synthase isoform X1 yields MMEAIANGWFSELQNDLWPGQAFSLKINKIIHEEKSKYQDIKVIETSTYGTCLVLDGIIQCTTRDEFSYQEMISFLPLNSHPNPRKVLIVGGGDGGVAREVAKHPLVEEIHQVEIDERVVELSKKYLPNMACGFQSPKLKLTIGDGFAFMKTHENEFDVIITDSSDPVGPAVSLFQENYYQLMKKSLRPGGIVCSQGGTYWLDCEHVKNTVNSCKKHFPTVAYAHTTVPSYPCGHIGFVIGCADSNRDLKTPIKKFSKTELDDMKLKYYSSDIHSAAFALPRWVEKSFLSI; encoded by the exons atgaTGGAGGCAATTGCAAATGGTTGGTTTAGTGAACTGCAAAATGATTTGTGGCCAGGGCAGGCGTtttccttaaaaataaataaaattattcatgaGGAAAAATCTAAATATCAGGATATTAAAGTAATAGAAAC GTCAACGTATGGAACTTGCCTCGTTTTAGATGGAATAATTCAATGTACAACGCGTGATGAATTTTCCTACCAAGAAATGATATCATTTCTTCCATTGAATAGTCATCCGAATCCCAGGAAAGTGCTTATCGTTGGAGGAGGTGATGGCGGTGTTGCGCGAGAAGTAGCAAAACATCCTTTAGTAGAAGAAATTCATCAAGTTGAAATTGATGAAAGAGTAGTAgagctgtcaaaaaaatatttgccaaatatGGCTTGTGGATTTCAGAGCCCTAAACTTAAGCTTACTATTGGAGATGGTTTTGCATTTATGAAAACCCACGAGAATGAATTTGATGTAATAATAACGGACAGTTCAGATCCAGTTGGTCCTGCGGTATCGCTATTTCAAGAGAATTACTATCAACTCATGAAAAAGTCTCTGCGGCCAGGTGGTATTGTATGTTCTCAAGGAGGCACTTATTGGCTGGATTGTGAGCATGTGAAAAATACGGTGAATAGTTGCAAAAAGCATTTTCCAACTGTAGCTTATGCCCACACAACTGTTCCATCTTATCCATGTGGCCACATCGGCTTCGTTATTGGGTGTGCTGATTCTAATAGAGATttaaaaacaccaataaaaaagtttagtaAGACCGAATTGGatgatatgaaattaaaatattattccagTGATATACATTCCGCAGCATTTGCATTACCTCGATGggtagaaaaatcttttttatcaatttaa
- the LOC129253009 gene encoding proton-associated sugar transporter A — protein sequence MEKLHEYQGISGRLHDWRDSLKERISKFKEENSINIFEAAKNTATDHLKGNASAAQDYSHIYRHKTRLELVRISAAVMGIEFSYAAETAFVSPTLLKIGIEHQHMTLVWALSPLVGFFACPLLGSMSDRCKLNLGRRRPFIILLSMGVIMGLLLIPNGENLGYWFGDDYQEPFDSAVNTTNANLKVHSLPVTASEDKQSVSAKNKHPWGIFFTILGTVLLDFDADACQSPSRAYLLDICLPEDHVRGLSTFTIMAGLGGFMGYSMGAVDWDTTVIGKKLGGHIKTVFTLVTFIFAFCVTLTITSFKEIPLWVLTNTKYGKHQKLDADDPLMETYGSMNQIASSNEMLNSSMENGDKLELQGQSNEAKSFEGNDENLLETNFDQNYMPTSKPDQDGITDVPLQTVENLSNYLYSVIYMPHSLRMVCLTNLFCWMAHVCYSLYFTDFVGEAVYMGDPKALEGTLSQIKYEEGVRFGCWGMAMYSLSCACYSLIIEKLIQKLSAKVVYVGGLLFYSVGMTLMALTRAKASVIIFSWTAGVMYSTLFTMPYLLVAHYHSMGTFELDGSGSPKLDSIVRGLGTDIAVVSSMVFLAQFILSICMGTIVRMSGTTTAVVSTASFLSFCGAIAATKIMYLDL from the exons ATGGAGAAATTGCATGAGTACCAAGGAATATCTGGCCGTCTGCATGATTGGCGCGATTCGCTAAAAGagagaatttcaaaattcaaggaAGAAAAttccattaatatttttgaagccGCAAAAAATACCGCAACAGATCATTTAAAAGGGAATGCAAGCGCAGCTCAGGACTATTCGCATATATACAG gcATAAAACCCGTTTGGAATTGGTAAGAATATCTGCGGCCGTCATGGGAATTGAGTTTTCGTATGCGGCCGAAACAGCGTTCGTTTCACCAACTTTACTGAAAATTGGTATAGAACATCAACATATGACATTGGTTTGGGCATTATCACCTTTAGTAGGATTCTTTGCGTGCCCTCTCTTAGGCTCTATGAGCGATCGCTGCAAGCTGAATTTGGGTAGACGAAGACcattcataattttattatcaatgGGGGTTATTATGG GACTTCTTTTAATACCTAATGGAGAAAATTTGGGATACTGGTTCGGTGATGACTATCAAGAACCATTCGATTCTGCTGTAAATACAACAAACGCAAACCTCAAAGTACATTCACTTCCAGTAACTGCTTCAGAAGATAAACAGAGCGTCTCAGCAAAAAATAAACATCCAtggggaattttttttactatattggGAACAGTTCTCCTTGACTTCGATGCGGACGCATGTCAAAGCCCTTCCCGAGCATATTTACTAGATATATGTCTTCCAG AGGATCATGTTAGAGGACTTTCTACTTTTACAATCATGGCTGGTTTAGGCGGCTTTATGGGATACTCAATGGGAGCCGTGGATTGGGATACAACAGTAATTG GGAAAAAACTTGGCGGCCACATAAAAACTGTTTTCACCTTGGTCACcttcatttttgctttttgcgTAACATTGACTATAAcgagttttaaagaaattccaTTATGGGTTCTCACCAACACTAAATATGGGAAGCATCAAAAACTTGACGCAGATGATCCACTTATGGAAACATACGGCTCCATGAATCAAATAGCGAGTAGCAACGAGATG CTTAACAGTTCAATGGAAAATGGGGACAAATTGGAACTTCAAGGACAGTCGAATGAAGCGAAAAGTTTTGAAGGGAATGACGAAAACCTTTTGGAGACAAATTTCGATCAAAATTATATGCCCACATCAAAGCCAGATCAGGACGGCATAACTGATGTACCTCTTCAGACAGTTGAAAATTTATCTAATTATTTATACTCGGTCATTTATATGCCACACTCATTGCGGATGGTCTGCTTAACCAACTTGTTCTGTTGGATGGCTCACGTCTGCTATTCGTTGTACTTTACGGACTTTGTGGGTGAAGCAGTTTATATGGGCGATCCCAAAGCTCTTGAAGGCACATTATCGCAAATCAAATATGAAGAAGGTGTTCGGTTTGGCTGCTGGGGAATGGCAATGTATTCATTGTCATGTGCGTGTTACTCTCTAATAAtcgaaaaattgattcaaaagtTAAG TGCAAAAGTGGTGTATGTTGGCGGATTGTTATTCTATAGCGTCGGTATGACATTAATGGCTTTGACTCGAGCTAAAGCGAGCGTAATTATATTTAGTTGGACGGCGGGAGTCATGTACTCCACTTTATTTACTATGCCGTACCTTTTGGTTGCACATTATCACTCTATGGGTACC TTTGAGCTTGACGGATCTGGTTCACCTAAATTGGATTCTATTGTTCGTGGCTTGGGTACAGATATAGCGGTTGTTAGCAGCATGGTCTTTCTTGCGCAGTTTATCCTATCAATATGTATGGGTACTATAGTTAGAATGTCCGGTACTACGACTGCAGTCGTGAGCACCGCAAGCTTTTTAAGCTTTTGTGGAGCAATAGCCGCAaccaaaattatgtatttagattTGTAA